The following are encoded in a window of Arthrobacter woluwensis genomic DNA:
- a CDS encoding acyltransferase family protein, giving the protein MSTTFRHLRQAPPSAPRRAFRADIQMLRAVAVSAVVLNHLWPAVFRGGYIGVDVFFVISGFLITTHLLKEIDGTGRLRFGAFYARRIRRLLPAAFLVLLAGGAASLLLLPFSRWPDTAQQILASTLYGENWLLAAKSVDYSAHTDSATIAQHYWSLSVEEQFYLVWPLLLLGLWLLAARIRRSTHRVVTVGLLVVAAASYAACIVATATDPNPAYFVTYGRAWEFAAGGLIALAALRRPRLLPPAPAKVLGAAGFLGILLCGWFFTADTAFPGWIAALPVLATAAVIVAGNGGNPPFARPLTASRPVQFLGDVSYSLYLWHWPLIVLAPFALGRPIGTPDKVVLGVLALALAALSKKFIEDPGQRMTWLRSSSPRTFLAMACAMAVMACGTALQIHWAGVKEDQAIALAAQQAQSPCYGPRSLVPGAHCPGWDGPSLQPVMTKDNQYWLSPPECRPAHQELSARGKRTSQLCDFSQGTSRARHVWLVGDSHAQQWQSAVYDVARRERWVLTTSMLGGCPAGDVSFTGFEGDRSQNTRDSCRVWASAVSRALTTDRPSLVITSAFARHISVDDGSGRPQEEQLAAGLGRSWRGWAANGSTVAVLADPPLNGAVRSPDCVTLKSDNPAACAVAQRIAQPKDPLAAGVRAAASPRVRLVDLTPYFCRQEKCYAVIGGVNVYFDANHLNRRYAELLGPELGRLIPR; this is encoded by the coding sequence ATGAGCACCACATTCCGCCACCTGCGCCAGGCCCCACCTTCCGCACCCCGCCGCGCGTTCCGGGCGGACATCCAGATGCTCCGTGCGGTGGCGGTGTCCGCCGTGGTCCTGAATCACCTCTGGCCGGCGGTGTTCCGCGGGGGTTACATCGGCGTCGACGTCTTCTTCGTCATCTCGGGCTTCCTCATCACCACCCACCTCCTCAAAGAGATCGACGGGACCGGCCGCCTCAGGTTCGGCGCGTTCTACGCCCGACGGATCCGGCGGCTGCTCCCCGCGGCGTTCCTGGTCCTGCTGGCCGGCGGCGCGGCGTCGCTCCTTCTGCTGCCGTTCTCCCGCTGGCCGGACACCGCACAGCAGATCCTGGCCTCCACGCTGTACGGCGAGAACTGGCTGCTCGCCGCCAAATCCGTCGACTACTCGGCCCATACGGACAGCGCCACCATCGCCCAGCACTACTGGTCCCTGTCGGTCGAGGAACAGTTCTATCTCGTCTGGCCGCTCCTGCTGCTCGGGCTCTGGCTTCTCGCGGCCAGGATCCGCCGTTCGACCCATCGGGTGGTGACCGTCGGCCTCCTGGTGGTGGCCGCAGCGAGCTATGCGGCCTGCATCGTCGCCACGGCGACGGACCCGAACCCCGCCTACTTCGTGACGTACGGGCGCGCGTGGGAGTTCGCCGCCGGCGGGCTCATCGCGCTGGCGGCGCTGCGCCGCCCCCGGCTGCTGCCCCCGGCGCCGGCCAAGGTCCTCGGCGCCGCCGGTTTCCTCGGCATCCTGCTCTGCGGCTGGTTCTTCACGGCCGACACCGCGTTCCCCGGCTGGATCGCGGCGCTGCCGGTGCTGGCGACCGCCGCGGTGATCGTGGCCGGCAACGGCGGCAACCCGCCGTTCGCGCGACCGCTCACGGCATCACGCCCGGTCCAATTCCTCGGGGACGTCTCGTACTCCCTCTATCTGTGGCACTGGCCCCTGATCGTGCTGGCGCCGTTCGCCCTGGGCCGGCCGATCGGAACTCCGGACAAGGTGGTCCTGGGAGTCTTGGCCTTGGCACTCGCGGCCCTGAGCAAGAAGTTCATCGAGGACCCGGGCCAGCGGATGACCTGGCTGCGGTCCTCCTCGCCGCGGACGTTCCTGGCGATGGCCTGCGCCATGGCCGTGATGGCCTGCGGGACGGCCCTTCAGATCCACTGGGCCGGGGTGAAGGAGGATCAGGCGATCGCCTTGGCCGCCCAGCAGGCCCAGAGCCCTTGCTACGGTCCTCGGTCGCTGGTTCCCGGCGCGCACTGCCCGGGCTGGGACGGCCCGTCCCTCCAGCCGGTGATGACGAAGGACAACCAGTACTGGCTCTCCCCTCCGGAATGCCGCCCCGCGCACCAGGAGCTCTCCGCACGCGGCAAGCGGACCAGCCAGCTCTGCGACTTCTCCCAGGGGACTTCCCGGGCGCGCCACGTCTGGCTGGTGGGCGACTCCCACGCGCAGCAGTGGCAGTCCGCGGTGTACGACGTCGCGCGCCGGGAGCGCTGGGTCCTCACCACGAGCATGCTGGGCGGCTGCCCCGCGGGCGATGTCTCCTTCACCGGATTCGAGGGTGACCGCTCCCAGAACACCCGTGACTCCTGCCGCGTCTGGGCTTCGGCGGTCTCCAGGGCGCTGACCACCGACCGGCCGTCGCTCGTGATCACCTCCGCCTTCGCCCGCCACATCAGCGTCGACGACGGCTCCGGCCGTCCGCAGGAGGAACAGCTCGCCGCCGGGCTGGGCCGGTCCTGGCGCGGCTGGGCCGCCAACGGCTCGACCGTGGCGGTGCTCGCCGATCCGCCGCTCAACGGCGCGGTCAGGTCGCCGGACTGCGTCACCCTCAAATCGGACAACCCCGCGGCCTGCGCGGTGGCCCAGAGGATCGCCCAGCCCAAGGATCCGCTGGCAGCAGGGGTTCGGGCCGCCGCCTCGCCGCGCGTCCGGCTCGTCGACCTCACGCCGTACTTCTGCCGTCAGGAGAAGTGCTATGCCGTGATCGGCGGTGTGAACGTGTACTTCGACGCCAACCACCTCAACCGCCGCTACGCGGAACTGCTGGGCCCCGAGCTGGGACGTCTGATCCCGCGCTGA
- a CDS encoding MFS transporter, with protein MRRFLADLTPLRESPAFKRLWIGTAVSNAGSQLTVVALSLEVYKITQESSYVGLLSVFALVPLVIAGLFGGSVADVYDRRTVAIVASAALWLSALGLAVQAWLHLENVWLLFALAAVQSAALGINAPARSAMIPLLVRPELLASANALNMITFGLSTMVGPLLGGFLVASLGFEWTYTLDAISYFVVMWALLRLPAMPPEGAPRTVGVASVLEGFRFLGTRPNVRMTFILDLIAMITCQPRALLPAIGAVMLGGGETTVGILLAAFALGAFLAGLFSGPLNHVRKQGVAVVFSIMAWGASLGAFGLMVVLAGDGGRHGVTVWLLPAALCCAAAGVADSISAVFRSTILQAATPDEFRGRLQGVFIVVVAGGPRLGDMLAGGATTWFREGWVLLIGGLVCILITWAVSRAQNGFLAYDARNPVP; from the coding sequence GTGCGGAGATTCCTGGCTGACCTGACGCCCCTGCGGGAGAGTCCCGCCTTCAAGCGCCTCTGGATCGGGACCGCCGTCTCCAACGCCGGAAGCCAGCTCACCGTGGTGGCGCTCAGCCTCGAGGTCTACAAGATCACACAGGAGAGCTCCTACGTGGGCCTGCTGAGCGTGTTCGCCCTGGTCCCGCTCGTGATCGCCGGGCTTTTCGGCGGGTCGGTCGCCGATGTGTACGACCGCCGGACGGTCGCGATCGTCGCCTCCGCGGCCCTCTGGCTGAGCGCGCTGGGACTGGCCGTGCAGGCCTGGCTCCACCTGGAGAACGTCTGGCTGCTGTTCGCGCTCGCCGCCGTGCAGAGCGCCGCGCTCGGTATCAACGCCCCGGCGCGCTCCGCCATGATCCCGCTGCTCGTGCGCCCCGAGCTGCTCGCGTCCGCGAACGCGCTCAACATGATCACCTTCGGGCTTTCCACCATGGTGGGGCCGCTCCTGGGCGGCTTTTTGGTGGCGTCGCTCGGGTTCGAATGGACCTACACCCTCGACGCGATCAGCTACTTCGTGGTCATGTGGGCCCTGTTGCGGCTGCCTGCCATGCCGCCCGAGGGCGCGCCCCGCACGGTCGGGGTGGCGAGCGTCCTGGAGGGTTTCCGCTTCCTCGGCACCCGCCCCAATGTGCGCATGACCTTCATCCTGGACCTCATCGCGATGATCACGTGCCAGCCTCGGGCACTCCTCCCGGCCATCGGCGCCGTGATGCTCGGCGGCGGGGAGACCACGGTGGGCATCCTCCTCGCGGCCTTCGCGCTGGGCGCCTTCCTGGCGGGTCTGTTCAGCGGTCCCCTCAACCACGTGCGGAAACAGGGTGTCGCCGTGGTCTTCTCCATCATGGCGTGGGGAGCGAGTCTCGGCGCCTTCGGTCTCATGGTCGTCCTGGCCGGCGACGGCGGCCGCCACGGCGTCACGGTCTGGCTCCTGCCCGCCGCGCTCTGCTGCGCTGCGGCCGGGGTGGCGGACTCCATCAGCGCCGTCTTCCGCAGCACGATCCTTCAGGCGGCCACGCCGGACGAGTTCCGAGGGCGGCTCCAGGGCGTCTTCATCGTGGTGGTGGCCGGCGGGCCGAGGCTCGGCGACATGCTGGCCGGCGGCGCCACCACCTGGTTCCGTGAAGGCTGGGTCCTCCTGATCGGCGGGCTGGTGTGCATCCTGATCACCTGGGCGGTGTCCCGGGCGCAGAACGGATTCCTGGCCTACGACGCGCGGAACCCGGTGCCCTGA
- a CDS encoding Fur family transcriptional regulator produces the protein MSQFTALPDRASAWSEQLRTAGRRVTKQRLAVLAAIDTHPHSTADNILDLARRELPGLSAQSVYVVLGDLTELGMLRRFEPPHSPALYETRTGDNHHHAICTRCGRIEDVDCAVGHAPCLHPHWNDDQQPMSIQIADVLYQGICQDCLAAERQDGG, from the coding sequence ATGTCCCAGTTCACGGCACTCCCCGATCGGGCCTCGGCCTGGTCCGAGCAGCTGCGCACCGCCGGACGGCGCGTCACCAAGCAGCGCCTTGCCGTGCTCGCAGCCATCGACACCCATCCGCATTCCACCGCGGACAACATCCTCGATCTGGCCCGGCGCGAGCTCCCGGGCCTCTCCGCGCAGTCCGTCTACGTGGTCCTCGGTGACCTGACGGAACTCGGGATGCTGCGGCGTTTCGAGCCGCCGCACTCCCCCGCGCTGTACGAGACACGCACCGGGGACAACCACCACCACGCCATCTGCACCCGCTGCGGGCGCATCGAGGACGTGGACTGCGCCGTCGGGCATGCGCCCTGCCTGCATCCCCACTGGAATGACGACCAGCAGCCCATGAGCATCCAGATCGCGGACGTCCTCTACCAGGGCATCTGCCAGGACTGCCTCGCCGCCGAACGCCAGGACGGCGGCTGA
- the htpX gene encoding zinc metalloprotease HtpX has translation MHNHHNGLKTAALFGVLWAVLLGLGALIGFWTRSTAPIWIMALIGVATTFYSYWNSDKIAIRSMQAVEIPESQAPELYRVVRELSQTAGQPMPRIYISPTMTPNAFATGRNPQHAAVCVTHGIVQLLNDRELRGVLGHELMHVYNRDILTSSVAAAVAGVITSVAQFMMFFGGGSRDGERNMNPLAAIAMALLAPFAASLIQMAISRTREYDADEDGAKLTGDPLALASALSKIERGVSQYPLPAEQTLVNTSHLMIANPFRGANVAKLFATHPPMKDRIARLERMAGR, from the coding sequence GTGCACAATCATCACAACGGCCTGAAGACCGCAGCGCTCTTCGGAGTGCTCTGGGCGGTGCTTCTGGGGCTCGGTGCGCTGATCGGGTTCTGGACGCGCAGCACCGCCCCGATCTGGATCATGGCGTTGATCGGCGTGGCCACCACCTTCTACAGCTACTGGAACAGCGACAAGATCGCCATCCGTTCCATGCAGGCCGTGGAGATCCCGGAATCCCAGGCGCCTGAGCTGTACCGCGTGGTGCGAGAACTCTCCCAGACGGCCGGCCAGCCGATGCCGCGGATCTACATCTCACCCACCATGACCCCGAACGCCTTCGCCACCGGGCGCAATCCGCAGCATGCCGCGGTCTGCGTGACCCACGGCATCGTGCAGCTGCTGAACGACCGGGAGCTGCGGGGCGTTCTGGGCCATGAGCTCATGCACGTCTACAACCGGGACATCCTGACCTCGTCCGTCGCCGCGGCGGTGGCCGGCGTCATCACCTCCGTGGCGCAGTTCATGATGTTCTTCGGTGGCGGCAGCCGCGACGGCGAGCGGAACATGAACCCGCTCGCCGCGATCGCGATGGCGCTCCTGGCACCCTTCGCCGCGTCGCTGATCCAGATGGCGATCTCGCGGACCCGGGAGTACGACGCCGACGAGGACGGCGCGAAGCTCACGGGCGACCCGCTGGCGCTCGCCTCGGCTCTGAGCAAGATCGAGCGCGGCGTCAGCCAGTACCCCCTGCCGGCGGAGCAGACGCTCGTGAACACCTCGCACCTCATGATCGCCAACCCGTTCCGCGGCGCGAACGTGGCGAAGCTGTTCGCCACGCACCCGCCGATGAAGGACCGGATCGCCCGTCTGGAGCGCATGGCGGGCCGCTGA
- a CDS encoding DUF6230 family protein, translating into MNFPRSERLRKVTSSHTARIVLAAVPAALVASALMGGIAQGAVPVSFAVSGSQFQIGASSLEGTGFSQYAGVARDTEGKNHTVAIANIKSATLSDLCQAVTTDTPLGKVGVLIKAGGGGNPASASDLQIGMTGLKGDASFGKIRIGVDASTVNTAAKGTPGDFAQDADTVTIKNLEQTAWSTQASVFTLNGMKLELTDGSKGCF; encoded by the coding sequence ATGAATTTCCCCAGGTCTGAGCGTCTCCGTAAGGTCACTTCCTCGCACACAGCCCGCATCGTGCTCGCCGCGGTCCCCGCCGCACTCGTCGCCAGCGCTCTGATGGGCGGCATCGCCCAGGGCGCAGTCCCCGTCTCCTTCGCCGTCTCCGGCAGTCAGTTCCAGATCGGCGCCTCGTCACTGGAAGGCACCGGCTTCTCCCAGTACGCCGGCGTCGCGAGAGACACCGAGGGCAAGAACCACACCGTGGCCATCGCCAACATCAAGAGCGCCACGCTGAGCGATCTCTGCCAAGCCGTCACCACCGACACCCCCCTCGGCAAGGTCGGCGTGCTCATCAAGGCCGGTGGCGGCGGCAACCCCGCCTCCGCTTCCGACCTTCAGATCGGCATGACCGGCCTGAAGGGTGACGCCTCGTTCGGCAAGATCCGCATCGGCGTGGACGCGTCCACCGTCAACACGGCGGCGAAGGGCACGCCCGGCGACTTCGCCCAGGATGCCGACACCGTCACCATCAAGAACCTCGAACAGACGGCCTGGAGCACTCAGGCCTCCGTCTTCACCCTCAACGGGATGAAGCTGGAGCTGACGGACGGGTCCAAGGGATGCTTCTGA
- a CDS encoding TetR/AcrR family transcriptional regulator: protein MSEVQRIRLSPEERRAQLIATGVNFLADHSLDELTMDELARRAGVSRPLLFHYFETRQGMHLAVVTKARDSLLVATEPRLDLPPRERVHETLLRITHFVQQHRGTFYSLVRGIASGDPAVRTVVDESRELNAERLLDAFIELGFEDTAMLRVALRAWVSYAEEALISLAIERDTDADAVVRFLEAGLRGMVGATRELQAPDYA from the coding sequence GTGTCCGAAGTGCAGCGCATCCGCCTGAGTCCAGAGGAACGCCGGGCTCAGCTGATCGCCACCGGCGTCAACTTCCTGGCCGATCATTCCCTCGATGAGTTGACGATGGACGAGCTGGCCCGACGGGCCGGGGTCTCACGGCCGCTGCTGTTCCACTATTTCGAAACCCGGCAAGGGATGCACCTGGCCGTGGTGACGAAGGCCAGGGACAGTCTGCTGGTCGCCACCGAGCCGCGCCTCGACCTGCCGCCGCGGGAGCGGGTTCACGAGACCCTGCTGAGGATCACGCATTTCGTGCAGCAGCACCGCGGCACCTTCTACTCGCTGGTCCGCGGCATTGCCAGTGGCGATCCGGCCGTCCGGACCGTCGTGGACGAATCCCGCGAACTCAACGCGGAACGTCTCCTGGACGCGTTCATCGAGCTGGGATTCGAGGACACCGCCATGCTCCGCGTGGCTTTGCGCGCCTGGGTCTCCTACGCTGAGGAGGCGCTGATCAGCCTGGCGATCGAGCGCGACACCGACGCGGACGCCGTCGTGCGCTTCCTGGAGGCCGGGCTGCGGGGCATGGTCGGTGCGACTCGCGAACTTCAGGCGCCGGACTACGCTTAG
- the efeB gene encoding iron uptake transporter deferrochelatase/peroxidase subunit: MPEQDSTPVPPAASQETTSQETAGVPSSSGPRVSRRGLLTTASLVGAGAIGAAASYAVTRPSGADAQPAASAVVPFHGEHQAGIVTPVQDRLHIAAFDVTATSRDDVVGLLKDWTAAAEAMAAGREAGEGGAVGGDYEAPPSDTGEAMGLSASNLTITFGFGRSFFLTDDGAPRFGLSGRLPEALIELPHFPGDQLEPQRTGGDLVIQACADDPQVAVHAIRNLSRIAFGRARLRWSQLGFGRTSSTSTSQQTPRNLFGFKDGTANLKAEEPAQLAEHVWVAPGGKPGEQWMAGGSYLVARRIRMHIEVWDRTSLGEQEAVIGRTKSTGAPLSGGQEFTEPNFEAKGRGDAPLIAMDSHVRLAHAATNKGVKMLRRGFNFTDGNDSLGRLDAGLFFIAFVRDPRTQFVPMQNRLASSDRLSVEYLKHTGSGLFAVPPGIKPGEYVGQGLFA, from the coding sequence ATGCCCGAGCAGGACAGCACCCCGGTCCCGCCCGCCGCCTCCCAGGAGACCACCTCCCAGGAGACGGCGGGCGTTCCGTCGTCCTCCGGCCCGCGGGTCAGCCGGCGCGGGCTCCTCACCACCGCGTCGCTGGTCGGCGCGGGCGCCATCGGCGCCGCCGCGAGCTACGCCGTCACGCGCCCGTCCGGCGCCGACGCGCAGCCCGCGGCCTCCGCCGTCGTCCCGTTCCACGGCGAGCATCAGGCCGGGATCGTGACGCCGGTCCAGGACCGCCTGCACATCGCGGCCTTCGACGTCACCGCCACGAGCCGGGACGACGTCGTCGGCCTCCTGAAGGACTGGACGGCTGCCGCGGAGGCGATGGCCGCAGGGCGTGAGGCCGGCGAAGGCGGCGCCGTGGGCGGCGACTACGAGGCCCCGCCGTCGGACACCGGCGAGGCCATGGGCCTCTCCGCGTCGAACCTGACCATCACGTTCGGTTTCGGCCGCTCCTTCTTCCTGACCGACGACGGCGCGCCCCGCTTCGGTCTCTCCGGCCGCCTTCCGGAGGCGCTCATCGAGCTCCCGCACTTCCCGGGCGATCAGCTGGAACCTCAGCGCACGGGCGGGGATCTGGTCATCCAGGCGTGCGCGGACGACCCGCAGGTGGCCGTCCACGCGATCCGCAACCTGTCCCGCATCGCCTTCGGCCGGGCCCGGCTGCGCTGGTCCCAGCTGGGCTTCGGCCGGACGTCCTCCACGTCCACCAGCCAGCAGACGCCCCGCAACCTCTTCGGCTTCAAGGACGGCACCGCCAACCTCAAGGCGGAGGAACCGGCGCAGCTGGCCGAGCACGTCTGGGTGGCCCCGGGCGGTAAGCCCGGCGAACAGTGGATGGCCGGCGGCAGCTACCTCGTGGCGCGCAGGATCCGCATGCACATCGAGGTCTGGGACCGGACGTCGCTCGGCGAGCAGGAGGCCGTGATCGGGCGGACCAAGTCCACCGGCGCCCCGTTGTCCGGTGGCCAGGAGTTCACCGAGCCGAACTTCGAGGCCAAGGGGCGTGGCGACGCACCCCTGATCGCCATGGACTCCCATGTGCGGCTGGCGCACGCGGCCACGAACAAGGGCGTGAAGATGCTCCGCCGCGGCTTCAACTTCACGGACGGCAACGACTCCCTGGGCCGGCTGGACGCGGGCCTGTTCTTCATCGCCTTCGTCCGGGATCCCCGCACGCAGTTCGTGCCCATGCAGAACCGATTAGCGTCCAGCGACCGGCTGAGCGTCGAGTACCTCAAGCACACCGGTTCCGGCCTGTTCGCCGTGCCGCCGGGGATCAAGCCGGGCGAGTACGTGGGCCAGGGGCTCTTCGCCTAG
- the katG gene encoding catalase/peroxidase HPI: MSESTVSKCPVAHGGRVHPTKGSANTEWWPNKLNLKILAKNPEVANPLDPGFDYAEAFKALDLDAVKADLTALMTDSKDWWPADFGHYGPFMIRMAWHSAGTYRSHDGRGGGGAGQQRFAPLNSWPDNVGLDKCRRLLWPIKKKYGQSISWADLFILAGNVALEDMGVKTFGFAGGRPDVWEADDDVYWGPEKVWLDNERYSGARDLEAPLAAVQMGLIYVNPEGPDGNPDPLASAIDIRETFRRMGMDDEETVALIAGGHTFGKTHGAHKDDQIGPDPEAAPLENQGFGWKNGYGTGFGDDTVGSGLEVTWTYHPTRWDNEFFHILYAYEWELMESPAGAKQWRPTNGAGADMVPMAHSEGRREPRMLTSDLALREDPIYGPISLRFKDDPAAFEDAFARAWFKLTHRDMGPKVRYLGKEVPAEDLIWQDPLPAAPEQTIGDAEIAVLKEKIAASGLTVEELVSTAWKAAASFRGSDKRGGANGGRIRLEPQVNWPVNQPDKLKPVLSVLEGIVADFNATSPVKVSFADVVVLAGNVGVEKAAQAAGQTVTVPFSPGRVDATQEQTSPEQFAWLQPVADGFRNYNSGYINLPAEYLLIDRANLLNLSAPEMTVLLGGLRVLGNNWDGSNTGVFTDRPGALSNDFFVNLLDLGQTWIPADDEQSYTTADGRWTGSRVDLVFGANSELRALAEVYASDDAQEKFVSDFAAAWAKVMDNDRFELKK, from the coding sequence GTGTCTGAGAGCACCGTCTCTAAATGCCCTGTCGCCCACGGCGGCCGTGTACACCCCACCAAGGGCAGCGCCAACACTGAGTGGTGGCCCAACAAGCTCAACCTGAAGATCCTGGCGAAGAACCCTGAGGTCGCGAACCCGCTCGACCCCGGCTTCGACTACGCCGAGGCCTTCAAGGCTCTCGATCTGGACGCGGTCAAGGCCGATCTGACGGCTCTCATGACGGACTCCAAGGACTGGTGGCCCGCCGACTTCGGTCACTACGGACCGTTCATGATCCGCATGGCCTGGCACTCCGCCGGCACCTACCGCTCCCACGACGGCCGTGGCGGCGGCGGCGCGGGCCAGCAGCGCTTCGCTCCCCTGAACTCCTGGCCGGACAACGTGGGCCTGGACAAGTGCCGCCGCCTGCTGTGGCCGATCAAGAAAAAGTACGGCCAGTCGATCTCCTGGGCCGATCTGTTCATCCTGGCGGGCAACGTCGCCCTCGAGGACATGGGTGTGAAGACCTTCGGCTTCGCCGGTGGCCGGCCGGACGTCTGGGAAGCCGACGACGACGTCTACTGGGGCCCGGAGAAGGTGTGGCTGGACAACGAGCGCTACTCGGGCGCCCGCGACCTGGAAGCCCCCCTCGCCGCCGTGCAGATGGGCCTCATCTACGTGAACCCGGAAGGCCCGGACGGCAACCCGGACCCCCTGGCCTCCGCCATCGACATCCGTGAGACCTTCCGCCGCATGGGCATGGACGACGAGGAGACCGTCGCCCTGATCGCCGGCGGTCACACCTTCGGCAAGACCCACGGCGCCCACAAGGATGACCAGATCGGCCCGGACCCCGAGGCCGCTCCGCTCGAGAACCAGGGCTTCGGCTGGAAGAACGGCTACGGCACGGGCTTCGGCGATGACACCGTCGGCTCCGGCCTGGAGGTCACCTGGACCTACCACCCGACCCGCTGGGACAACGAGTTCTTCCACATCCTCTACGCGTACGAGTGGGAGCTCATGGAGTCCCCCGCCGGCGCGAAGCAGTGGCGCCCCACCAATGGCGCCGGTGCGGACATGGTCCCCATGGCCCACTCGGAAGGCCGTCGCGAGCCGCGCATGCTGACGAGCGACCTGGCCCTGCGCGAGGACCCGATCTACGGCCCCATCTCCCTGCGCTTCAAGGACGATCCGGCCGCCTTCGAGGACGCCTTCGCCCGCGCCTGGTTCAAGCTGACCCACCGTGACATGGGCCCGAAGGTCCGTTACCTCGGCAAGGAGGTCCCGGCCGAGGACCTCATCTGGCAGGATCCGCTGCCCGCCGCTCCGGAGCAGACCATCGGCGACGCCGAGATCGCCGTGCTCAAGGAGAAGATCGCCGCATCCGGCCTCACGGTCGAGGAACTCGTCTCCACCGCGTGGAAGGCTGCGGCGTCCTTCCGCGGTTCGGACAAGCGCGGCGGCGCCAACGGCGGCCGAATCCGTCTGGAACCGCAGGTCAACTGGCCCGTGAACCAGCCGGACAAGCTGAAGCCCGTCCTCTCCGTCCTGGAGGGCATCGTGGCCGACTTCAACGCGACCTCTCCCGTCAAGGTGTCCTTCGCCGACGTCGTGGTGCTCGCGGGCAATGTCGGCGTCGAGAAGGCCGCGCAGGCCGCCGGTCAGACCGTCACCGTGCCCTTCTCCCCGGGCCGCGTGGATGCCACCCAGGAGCAGACCAGCCCGGAGCAGTTCGCCTGGCTGCAGCCGGTGGCCGACGGCTTCCGCAACTACAACAGCGGGTACATCAACCTGCCGGCCGAGTACCTGCTGATCGACCGCGCGAACCTGCTCAACCTCTCCGCTCCGGAGATGACCGTGCTCCTCGGCGGTCTGCGCGTGCTGGGCAACAACTGGGACGGCTCCAACACCGGTGTCTTCACCGACCGCCCGGGCGCCCTCAGCAACGACTTCTTCGTGAACCTGCTGGACCTCGGCCAGACCTGGATCCCGGCGGATGATGAGCAGAGTTACACCACCGCCGACGGCCGCTGGACCGGCAGCCGCGTGGACCTGGTGTTCGGCGCCAACTCGGAACTCCGCGCTCTCGCCGAGGTCTACGCCTCGGACGATGCTCAGGAGAAGTTCGTCAGCGACTTCGCCGCGGCATGGGCCAAGGTCATGGACAACGACCGCTTCGAGCTCAAGAAGTAG
- a CDS encoding DUF6114 domain-containing protein, protein MLLNGDGSLAENGLTPQASRRARRGDADRTLRHPVTPAAESRAEPTEPTEPLESILASETTEAPETSEAPAASDFRTWRKERPFIGGLLVALGGVEMFFSGQLDIGHLHVQLGIEGLQATIIPIALLLLGILSMTMPDHHVFYGVLALAVAVYSLVGVNLGGFLIGMLLAGTGGVLVAAWMRRSPAPQGEHAS, encoded by the coding sequence ATGCTTCTGAACGGCGACGGCAGTCTGGCGGAGAACGGCCTGACACCGCAGGCCTCGCGACGGGCGCGGCGCGGTGACGCCGACCGGACGCTGCGGCATCCGGTCACGCCCGCCGCGGAATCCCGGGCGGAACCGACCGAGCCCACGGAGCCCCTGGAGTCGATCCTCGCCTCCGAAACGACTGAGGCGCCGGAGACGTCCGAGGCTCCCGCGGCGAGCGATTTCCGGACCTGGCGGAAGGAGCGCCCCTTCATCGGCGGCCTTCTCGTGGCGCTCGGCGGCGTGGAGATGTTCTTCTCCGGCCAGCTCGACATCGGTCACCTGCACGTCCAGCTCGGCATCGAAGGCCTGCAGGCGACCATCATCCCGATCGCTCTGCTGCTGCTGGGCATCCTGTCGATGACCATGCCGGACCACCATGTGTTCTACGGCGTGCTCGCCCTCGCGGTCGCCGTGTACTCGCTGGTGGGCGTGAATCTCGGCGGCTTCCTGATCGGCATGCTGCTGGCCGGGACCGGCGGCGTGCTCGTGGCGGCCTGGATGAGACGGAGTCCCGCACCCCAGGGAGAACACGCCTCATGA